A genomic stretch from Mus pahari chromosome 6, PAHARI_EIJ_v1.1, whole genome shotgun sequence includes:
- the Rnf11 gene encoding RING finger protein 11 has translation MGNCLKSPTSDDISLLHESQSDRASFGEGTEPDQEPPPPYQEQVPVPIYHPTPSQTRLATQLTEEEQIRIAQRIGLIQHLPKGVYDPGRDGSEKKIRECVICMMDFVYGDPIRFLPCMHIYHLDCIDDWLMRSFTCPSCMEPVDAALLSSYETN, from the exons ATGGGGAACTGCCTCAAATCCCCGACTTCGGATGACATCTCCCTGCTCCACGAGTCTCAGTCCGACCGGGCTAGCTTTGGCGAGGGGACGGAGCCAGATCAGGAGCCGCCGCCGCCATATCAG GAACAAGTTCCCGTTCCCATCTATCATCCGACACCTAGCCAGACTCGGCTAGCAACTCAGCTGACTGAAGAGGAACAAATTAGAATAGCTCAAAGAATAGGCCTTATACAGCATTTGCCTAAAGGAGTTTATGACCCTGGAAGAGATGGATCAGAAAAAAAGATCCGAGA GTGTGTGATCTGTATGATGGACTTTGTTTATGGGGACCCAATTCGATTTCTGCCGTGCATGCACATCTACCACCTGGACTGTATAGATGACTGGTTGATGAGATCCTTCACGTGCCCCTCCTGCATGGAGCCAGTTGATGCAGCACTGCTTTCATCCTATGAGACTaattga